In the Granulosicoccus antarcticus IMCC3135 genome, TCAGGTCTCGCCCAGGCATGGGGTTAAGACCCTGAATGCCTATCAGGGATAGTAGAGTGGGTGGTAGATCTGACTGGCTGGCAACTTTGTTGTAGTGCTGAGGTTTGATGCTGCTGCCCAGAACCACCGCGGGGATATGAAATCCGTTGATCGGTACCAGATCAGCTCCGTGTACTCGAGAGTTGTGGTCGGCAACGACCAGGAAAACAGTATTGTCCCAATAGCTTGATTGACGAGCTTTGGCGAAGAATTCACCGACAGCGTAATCTGCGTATTTGACAGCATTGTTGACTGTCTGTTTTTCCTTATCGAAAGGCTCAATGCGCCCATCGGGATATTCAAACGGCGTGTGATTGCTGGACGAGAAAACCAGTGAGAAGAAGGGTTTGTCTCCCATGGCTTCGAACGTCTGGTGAGCCTTTGTCAGCAGGTCCTCATCCGATACCCCCCAGGAGCCGGTAAATACCGGATCGATATAATCCTTCTCATCAATAATGGTATCGAAGCCGTTGTTGACGAAAAAGCGTCTCATGTTGTCAAAGTGCGCTTCACCGCCGTAGATGAAACTGGTGTCATAGCCCTGTTCCTTGAGCATCTGTCCAAGGGTGAAAAAGTTGCGCTGGGATTTGCTGAGTTTGACAACGCTGCGTGAAGGGGTTGGCAGAAAGCCTGTGGTAACTGCTTCGATGCCACGAACCGACCGGGTACCGGTCGCGTACAGTCTGTCAAAGCTCAAGCCTTCTTCTCGTAATGCATCGATATTAGGTGTCAGGTCCAGACCACCCATTGAGCCGACGAACTCCGCGCCCAGACTCTCTTGCAAGATAATGACAAGATTAAGTGGGCGTGCTTTTGCATTGCCTGCGCCGGCCTCATGCCATGTTGTGTATTCATCAACAAAGGCTGATTCTGGTATGTGCGACTCACGACGCACAATTGCCAATGCGTCTTCATCAGACATGTTTCCATAGCGTGCACCGCCTTGTTCCTCGTGTCGCATTTCATAAGCGGCATAGGCAACACTGTAGGTTGAATTGAGTGCCAAATCATTGATCAGAGCATCATTGGTTCGAGCAACGGTGGAAGGGTTCACCGCTCTGTGAGCAAGTGTGGAACGAGCCGCCATCACGCAGATGAGTAATAATACGAATGCCAGAGGCATAGCTACGAATGGTGACAAAGGCACTGCAGCCTGCATTGATTTTTTAACGACTAATTGCGCGCACCAGCCTAATGCCAATACGGAAGGTATGCCGAGTAACAACTGTCCGCGATAGGCACCCCAAAGAGTTGCGAATATTTCTTTGGGGTGTTCGAAGTATTCAAAAAACAGGATATTGGGACGGGCATCGAATTGTTCGGCAAATGCCGGTGTCGACATTTCCATGAAAGCAATCAACGAGAATGTCAGGGTTGCATAAATAATCAGCACCATGCGCCAGGCAGGAAACATCAGAGAAGAGGTGCTCAGCAATGGCATCAGTAACACCAGTGGCACGAGCAGCATTCCGAGTAATACCGCATCAAAACGTAGCCCCTGGCCAAGGATGAACCCGAAAGCATTGCTTTGTTCGACACGGGAGTACCAGAGACTGATCAATGCCAGTCGCGAAATACTGAGCAGCAGCAGGATCGATACGATCATCAGAGCGAATGGACGCAAGTTGTTAAGGATATTGCTGATGTTGCCCATTTCACTTTGATGACTCTGCTTGTTGAACCATGGAAGATAGATTCGCTAGCTGAGGTCTTGCTTAAGGGCAACTGAGGTTTGGCTGAATATCAGTCTGGGTATTTGAGTTGTTCAGACTGATGACTTGATCTGTTCGCTGTGACAGGGCAAAGTGCTGTCACTGTTTATTGAATAGACGAGATCATGAAGCTGCTTCTGGTTGAGGATTCGCACCGACTACAACGTTCTCTGGGTGCGGGTCTGCGTAATTCGGGCTATGTACTGGATCAGGCTTATGATGGTGAGCAAGCCTGGGCATTCCTGTGTGGTTCCGAATACGACATTGTGGTTCTGGATCTGATGATTCCCAAGATCGATGGTCTGACTCTTCTAAGTAAGCTTCGACGTGGGGGCATTCAGGCTCAAGTCATCATTCTGTCGGCCAGGGATACCACTGAGGATCGCATCAAGGGCCTGGATGCTGGCGCCGATGATTACCTGGTAAAGCCTTTCTCTTTTGACGAGCTTTTGTCTCGATTGAGAGCGCTGTCCCGCCGGCCAATATCGGCACAGGCTTCTCTGAACTCAGAGATCCAGATACTCGGTGTGGTCATCGACATGAAAGATCGAACCGTGATGTACGATCAGCAGCAAATCATTCTGACGCCTTCCGAATACAATATCGTGGCTTTGCTGGCTCAACGTCGGGGGCAGATTCATACACACGATCAACTGATTGATCGACTATACGACTCTAGCTCTGATGTTACCCGCAATGCCATAGAGGCACATGTCAGTGCATTGCGACGCAAGCTCAAAGCGGCTGGCGCCCCGGCACTGGTGGAAAACCGGCGAGGGTTCGGATATTTCATTGCGGCCAAGACGGCGGGGGAGTCAGCTGCAAATCAGGCGGAATAAGGGCGTTGGCAATCAGTTGCACACAGCGAACTTATAAACGTTCCACTGTTGTTACGCAAGGGCAGGTGCAACAACCAGGATGGTCAGTTTGTCCTGGCTCAACGTCGCTTTAACCTCGCCACCGATCTGTTTTGCACAGGAGCGTACCAGCGCCAGGCCCAAGCCACTGTGCAGGCTTGAAGTTCGTGATGTGTCTTTTTGCCAAAGTCGTTCGAACATATTGTCCAGATCCGACTCGGTGAGGTTGCTCGTCTGGTTGGTGACGCTGAATTGAATCAGTCCGTCAGTGGCTGGCTTCAGCTCAATGTCTACCTGGCTGCCTTCAGTGGCGTATTCAACGGCGTTTTCCATCAGGTTGCCGCAGATCGACTGCCATTGATCCAGACCGATACAGCCTATGGCAGTGTCAGTCATATGTACTTGCAATGTGATGCGTTTGTCCTGTGCGGCTTGTTCGAGTTTGCCTGCGCAGTGACGGACCAGCTCGGTCAGATCCTGGCAGTTTATGAGCAGGTCGAAGCCCTGTTCGCTCCTGCTTAATTGCAACAGCGTTTCCACGATACGTTGCATGCGATCAGTCACGTCTCTGACGTCGGTGCTGAATGTCTGTTTTATGGCAGGATCGTCGGGCCAGCGCTCGGTTACATCCAGCAAGGTGCGCAACTCGGCGAGCGGCGTTCTCAGCTCGTGAGCAACGTCGCCTGAGAAGCGGCGCTCACGCTCGAATGCGGCATCAACGCGGCCCAGCAGTACATTGACGCTTTGCGCCAGATCATGCAATTCGTTCACATTACTGTCAGTGCGTAATCGCTCATTGAAACGCTGCTCGTCAATGTCGTGAAGCTCGACTGCCATGACTCGAAGGGGTTTGACCGCTTTGTTAATGCTCCTGCGTGCAAGAAGCACGATCACCAGCATGATGCTTAGCCCTGTGAGCAGTAGTACCGAGTGAACCTTGTAGAGCAGGGAGTCCAGAGAGGCACGTCCAACCGCAAGCTGCAGGGTCAGAGGCTGGCGTTCGATGGTGATGGGTTTGTTGTCGGGTTCGACAAGCTGTTGTATTCGAATAATGCCGGGTTCGCCCGGGAAGTCCAGAAACTGGGCATCCATTTCCAGTGGAAATCCGAATGCACCGTCTTCGTCATAATCCAGTCGTGGCACAAAACGTTTTCTCAATAGTCGTCCTGGACGGCCATCTGGCAGCGTGACGCTGAGTAATGCCTGGTTATCTCGCTCATTGAGTCCGGGAAACGGATGACCGGAGTCTTCCCAGTAAGACAAGGAGGCAGAGTTGATCAGCGCCTTGCCACTATCATTGACCAGCTGAAAGTACTCGGCGTTTTCTGCCAGAGCATAGTTTGGCAAGGTGACTTCGTAGTTCTCCATTTCGACACCGTCATCACCATCCTCAGCCAGCGCTATCAAGCCCAGTGCTTTGGCAATCATCAGTTCGTCGAAATCTTCTTCCAGCCCCTCGGTAATCAGTACATCGAGCACCACGCCACCGGTCAGCAAGACCAGCAAAATCGTCGGCACGACGGATCGGAACAGTGCTTGGGCGAAGTCTTTCATGCGCTGATAGTACAACACAGATGACGTACTGCGCTGGCTGGTCATTCAATCCGGTGGCGCTTGAGCTCAGATCTTCAGCCAGTCTTCAGTTTGGTTTCAGCGAGTTCTCAGTTTCGCTTCAGCCGATGCTCAGTCAAGGAGTCGATCATGGTGACATGAAAGATACATTCTCCCTGCACATCGTTACTCGGCACTCCTTGCAGCCTCTCAGGCTGTCTGTTGTGCTGTTGGCGGTATTTATCAGTCTGTCCAGTCACGCAGATGATAATCGCTGTGTTGCCTGGCAGCCAGGTGGTGCCGAGGCTCTGGAAAGCAACTCCGGGCAAGCTCTGGTATTTGGTCGCATCACGATAAGAACGGGCGACTTGTTTGATTTGAGTCGTGAGTCTGAAAATGCATTTGTGCATTCTGCGGCAAATTCCCTGCACCTGAATACTCGACAGGGCACGGTTTTCAATGCGTTACCGTTTGCCGAAGGCGATGTTTTCTCTGTCGAAAAAATGCTGGAAGCCGAGCGTATTCTGCGTGGAAAACGCTACCTTCGCGATGCACTCGTCACAGCTCACAGGCTGTGTGAGAACCGGGTCGACGTCGAAGTCAGGACGGTGGACAACTGGACGTTGACACCGTCTGCCTCATTTGGCTCTGCCGGTGGACAGACACGCTATTCATTCGAGATCCAGGATATGAATGTACTGGGTCTGGGAAAGGAATTTACCCTGCGTAACTCTCGTTCGGGAGATGAACAGAAAACCTTATTCCAATACGGCGACGACAATGTATTGGGTAGTCGATATCGGCTGGGTGTCCAGTTCTCGGACATGGACGGTGAGCCGGGGTATTCGTTGGAGTTCGGATTACCGTTTTATTCCCAAGTCGCTACACATGCCTGGCAGATCAGTGCCAATGAGTCGACACGTTCACTTTCCAGTAGTGGTGCTTACGACGATCAGCAAGTGCCCGAGCTATCGCTGCAGAGCACGCGCTTCGAGCTGCAATTTTCAAAACGTCTGCCAGATTCGGATCTGCCTACAGCCCGACTCGGTGGGGGTATTCGTATTGATCAGGAGCAGACTCTAGCGGCGATTGATGGGCAGGACATTGACAGTGCGACTGACTATCAACAGGCATATCCCTTTCTGAGCGCTCAATGGAGTGAGAGTCGCTGGGTGAAGCGACAGAACTATATCGGCATTCGCAATATCGAGGACATTGATCTGGGGCTGAGTGTGTCTGCTGAAGCGGGTCTGATACTGCGGGGGCTAGGTAATGAGGAGGATACGTTGCGTTTGTCGATTGATCTTGACAAGGGCTGGTATGCCGGCAATTCATCGCTTCACAATTTCAGCTTTCATCAGCTGCAGTACTTCGGTAGCCGCGAGCTGGAGCGCAAGGAGATCAGTGTGCGTTATCAGTTCTTCTACTGGCTGAGTGATGTCGATCAACTCGATCTGCGGCTGAGTGCGCAGATGCGAGACGGTTTCTCAGCTTTCGATAACTTCGCCGTCGGTGGTGCAGATGGGCTGCGAGGATATCCCACTCGGTTCCAAGTCGGCGGCCGACGTGTTCTCGGGGTTGCAGAGTACCGCCATATCACAGCCTGGTCGCCCTGGTCGTTGGTTAACACCGCTGTCACCGGATTTATTGAGGGTGGGCGAGCCTGGTCTGAAGATGAGCAGGCAGACACGCTTGCCAATATTGGCGTCGGCCTGTTACTGGCTCCTACCCGAAGCTCACGTTCTGCGGTCAACCGGTTTGATATCGCAGTGCCCTTGAGTAGCAATGAAGATCTGGATGCTTTTCAAATCTTCATCGGCACACAAATCAATTTCTAATTAATACAGTCAATCAACAGGAATAATGAATAATACAACTGCAGTGTACTCGGGCAAGCTCGAAAATCCGTCGGCGAATAATAATCGAGGCCAGAAGGTCTGGCGATTGAGTCTGTCAGCACCGCAACTGATCGTACTGATTGTTTTATGGGTATGCCTGGTTGATAACGTTGCCTTGTGGTCCGAGCTGTACAGTCGTCTTTCACCGATCGGTGCGAGTGCCATCGGTTATGGCCTCAGTCTGCTTGCACTAATGGTGATGCTGCTGGTCATACCGATGCTGCTGCTCGGGCAGCGCTACGTGCTCAAACCCATACTTGTTCTGTTACTGATTGTATCGGCCATGCTTGCCTACTTTACCCGCAAGCTGGGCGTTGTCTATGACATGGAAATGATCAGAAATATCACAGAGACAGTCAAGGACGGAAATACGCAGGAAGGTATGGAGCTTCTGTCGTTTTCCATGGTTCTGTTTCTGATTCCAACTGCGCTTGTTCCGGCGATGTTTGTTTTGTTCACGAAAGTAGACTACGGATCATTCTGGAGAGATAGCACAGGACGGATAGGGTGGGCGGCCGCGGTGGTTGTAGTGGCGGTGGTCATGGTGATGTTCAACTTCAAATATATAACTTATTTTTCTCGGGAGAATGCAGATCTGGAAGTGTATCTGACGCCGTTTTTTCCGATCAAGACAACTTCGCAATTAATTCAGAGAAAGCAGGAAGCCAGTAAGTTCGTTTTTACAGAGCTTGGTGATGATGCCCTCAAGCCGGTGACCAGTGCCGCTCGCAAGGTAGGTATCATGGTGGTTGGCGAGACAGCACGCAGGGGCAATTTTTCACTCAATGGCTATCCGCGAGAAACCAATCCCGAGCTCTCTCAACGCAACATCATCAACTTCGATAATGTGACCTCTTGCGGTACATCAACTGCCTTCTCGGTACCTTGCATGTTCTCGTTTCTGGGGCAGAGTGAGTACACGCCAGAGAAGGCTGCTCAGCAGTCCAACGTTCTGGATGTTCTGGAGAAGGCGGGTGTCAAGACGGTCTGGGTTGATAGCAATTCGAGTTGTAAAGGGGTCTGCAATAGAATCGAGAATACCAACTTACTGAAAAATGCCGATGTCAGTAATCCCCTGTTTGTCGATGGGGCCTGGCATGACGAGGTACTGCTGGAAAATGTGGATCAATACCTGGATTCAACTCAAGGGGATGTGCTACTTGTCTTGCATACCATGGGAAGTCATGGGCCAGCCTATTATCGACGGTATCCGGAATCCTTTGCACGCTTCACACCTTTTTGTCAGAGCAAGGCACCTCAGGATTGCAGCTCCGAAGAGATAGTCAATGCCTATGACAATACGATTCTCTATACCGACTACATACTGGCTTCACTGATAGATCGTCTTGATGCCAGAAATGACAGTAGTTTTTTGCTGTATGCCTCGGATCATGGAGAATCGCTTGGGGAGAATGGTATCTACCTGCATGGGCTTCCAAGGTTTATCGCACCCGCAGTACAGCAGGAAGTCCCCATGCTGGCATGGCTTTCACCTGAGCTGATGCGTGAGCGAAACTGGTCGATTCTGCCCAACGGGGTAACTCAGGTGCAGCTTCCCTTGACGCATGACAATATCAGTACAAGCTTGCTGGGTCTGTATGAGATCAGTAGTTCACTGTACAAGCCAGAACTGAACCTGTTCAACGATGATTTCATGGGACAAGATATGAATAAGGTTGCATCGGATAACTGGTCTGATAGTGAAAGGGCGCAATCGTACAGTCCCGTTGTCAGTCAATGACCCCTGGCTCCCTCAAGGAGTGTGCTGGAGAGGCTGTCCGACAGAGTTTGTCAAATACCTCAGTGAGATTGTTGAGATGGCAGCGATGGCGATTGCGGCTCACCAGTGAGCGTGGCTTGATGGGGTGGGCGGCATTGGAGGCCAGTGTTCCCATGTTGCCCGTCGAGCTTGTACTGGTACGCTTGACACAATCGCGGCCCGCGGCCGCCATATACCTTGCCATGCTGGCAACGGTGTTTTCAGGTATTGGTGCCATCTACGGTTACGCTCTGGGCTTTCTTGCAGAGAGCTATCTGCCGTGGGACAAAATGTATACGACAGGTACATGGCTTGAGCGCTTGATACATGGCATTGATCACTGGGGGGAAGGGCTTGTGTTGTTGGCAGCCTTTGTACCTGTACCATTGGGTGTTTTTTCTTTAGGGGCGGGACTTCTGCATATAGGTCTGCTCCCGTTTATTTTCACTGTCGTTCTGGGCCGGGCATTGCGCTTCTATCTGGTGACCTTGCTGACAGCTCATTTTATTTCCGGAAAACCGAATGTCAATTCAGAAAGTTGAAAAGTGCGTGCCACCAAAACACTCGGGCCTGACCCGTATCATCAAGGCAGGGGGCTATTCGTTCAAAGGCATGTCATCTGCCTGGCACAGCGAGGCGGCATTCAGGCAGGAGTGCTTACTGGCATTGCTTCTCGTTCCCGCCTTCCTGTTAATGGACTTGAGTAGCATGGATCGTTTCATGCTGATCATGGCTACCGGCTTTGTGCTGGTTACCGAGTTGCTTAATAGTGCTCTTGAATCGGTTGTCGATCGAATTGGTGCTGAATATCACGAGCTTTCGGGCAAGGCCAAGGATATTGGATCGGCTGCTGTTTTCATCGCTCTGTTGGTCTGGGGTTATACCTGGTTAGAGGTGCTGTTTTTCTCATAGACCAGTCAAAGTAAGACAAGGTGGGAGTGCGATGGCATCATTGCACTGTGTTCCGTGTTGTACTGAAGCCTTGCATGACTGTACTCAAGATAGCTGTTGTAGGAGCTGGGCTTATTGGTAAAGCCCATATACAGACCATAGTCAACAGCTCTGAGTGTTGTCTTGCAGCCATCGTTGAGCCATCCGACTCGGTGGGTGAACTGGCGGCACAACACGGGGTTCCGCATTTTCTTTGCCTGCAGGATTTGCTGGATGCTGCGCACCCCGATGGGCTTATCCTTGCGACACCCAATCAGTTTCATGTCAGCCAGGCTGGCTTCTGCCTGAACGCCGGTATACCTACGTTACTGGAAAAACCAGTGGCTATAAACTGTGAGGAAGGCTTGCAACTGGCGGCTCAGGTCAGGCGTACCGGCATACCTTTGCTGGTAGGGCATCATCGCGCACATAGCGCAATTATGGCTCGAGCCTGCGCTATTGTTGCCAGCGGGCAGTTGGGACAGCTGGTCTCCATGATGGGAAGTGCGCAGTTCCCCAAGCCAGCCGACTACTTTCTGGAAGCACTCTGGCGTTCGCAGGCAGGCGGTGGGCCCATTCTCATCAACATGATTCATGAAGTTCATAATCTGCGGATGCTGATGGGCGAAATCACCCATGTGCAGGCGATGAGTTCCAGCGTCGTCCGAGGCATGCCGGTGGAGGAGACGGTTTCCATGAGCTTGCGCTTTGCCAGTGGTGCACTGGGTACATTCCTGCTCTCCGATGTTGCTGCCAGTAGCCACAGCTGGGAGCAGACATCAGGCGAGAATCCTGCCTACGCTCGCTATCCTGACAATGATTGTTATTTCATTGCTGGCACTCGCGGTAGCTTGTCCATACCCACGATGAGAATCAGACGTTGTATTGAGGGGCAGAACGCATCATGGTGGGATCCGCTGGAGCAGGAGATAGTCACACTCGATAGCATCGATCCTCTGATGTCTCAGCTTGCTCATTTTCTCCAGGTGATACGCGGAAAGGTGAGTCCAGCGGTGAGTGTGGTTGATGGTCTCAACAATCTGCGAGTTGTGGAAGCAATTGCCCAGGCTGTACAGACAGGCGCGCTGGTAGAGTTGGAACAAACCCATGATTGATATTGCAATGAAAAATCCGACGGTTCCTGATGCTGCGCTTTTCGATATGGACGGGCTTCTGATTGACACAGAAAGATTGTCTCTGGAGAGCTTTGCGCAAACCTGTACCGAATACTCACTGGGCGATCAAAGAGCTCTGTTTCTGTCTCTGGTCGGCAGTAATGAGGCATCTCTGATGTTGATTCTGCAGCGTGGTATTGGAGACAGGGTTGATGTCAAAGGTTTTCGAGGTCATTGGGCAGAGCGTTATCATGTGCTCATTACTGAGGGCGAGCTTCTGTTGAAGCCAGGTGTGCCTGAGTTGCTGGCATGGCTGGCCCTGAATCGCGTGAAACTGGCGGTGGCAACATCCAGTGCCACCTCGATTGCCACGATGAAGCTCACCCGGACGGGCATCATCCATTGGTTTCAGGAGATTGTCGGTGGAGATACGGTTCGAAACAGTAAGCCTGATCCCGAAATTTTCCTCAATGCGGCGGCAGTCGTGGGGGCGGACAAGACTCGCACCATCGTATTCGAGGATTCAAGCAATGGCGTGAAGGCTGGCGTTGCTGCTGGCTTTGCGGTCTTTCAGGTGCCTGATCTGGTTGAACCGACAGCAGAGCTGTTGTTGTTGCAACATCGCGTCTGCAAAAGTCTGCACGAGGTTCTGGATATTCTGAAAAGTGGCGAATTTCAGTTCAGTGGTCAGGTTTAGATCCGCTTGACTCGTGTCGTCCAGGCGAGCTGTCGAGGATTGATTCCGACCTATCCTGCAAAGAAGGGCGCATGAGTGAAGGTCACATCAGTTTGTGCAACATGATGCCGATACCGTCATCTGATTCATCACTCTAGTGTTCGTTATTCAGCTGGCACGATGTTTCTGTCAATCCGTGCCGCGTCCTTGATACAGATGTGGTCATTATGTATAAATGAGTAACAGGTATCATTCCATTGCAGTGATTATGTATTTACCTTCACAATTAAACCTAACTCGAACTGCGCGTATTTGTATGTGTTTTTTTAATAGTGCAAAAAAAACATAGAAACTAGTTACTTTTGTACTGTTCAAAGACTTGTGACGGACGTACATTGGTCCTGTTGCAAATACCGCAGCAATCTCATGTAACTCCCGGAGGAGAACTATGCGAATGCAGAAAAACGTCATCGCTTTGACCGTAGCCGCCATGGCAGCAAGCGTCTCGTTGGCAGCTAGCGCAGAAACACTGACCATCGCTACCGTTAACAACGGTGACATGGTCCGCATGCAAAAATTGTCAGGCGAATTCACCAAAGCCAACCCGGACATCGATCTGGAATGGGTAACACTGGAAGAAAACGCACTGCGTCAGAAGGTCACGACTGATATCGCTACTAAAGGCGGACAGTTCGACATCATGACTATCGGTACATACGAAGTGCCTATCTGGGCCAAGCAAGGCTGGTTGCTGGAACTTGACGGATTGCCTGATGACTATGACACCGACGACATCCTGCCAGGTATTCGTGGTGGTCTGTCAATGGATGACAAGCTGTTTGCAGCACCATTTTACGGCGAATCTTCCATGGTCATGTACCGCAAGGACCTGATGGAAAAGGCCGGCATGGAAATGCCTGAAGATCCTACCTGGGAATTCATTGGCAAAGCAGCTCGAGCCATGACAGACAAGGATGCTGGAACCTACGGTGTCTGCCTGCGTGGTAAAGCTGGTTGGGGTGAGAACATGGCGTTTCTGACTGCAACAGCCAACTCTTTCGGTGCACGCTGGTTCGATATGGACTGGAAAGCTCAATTTGATACTCAGCAGTGGGCTGACACACTCAACTTCTACGTTGATCTGATGAACGATGCAGGCCCTCCAGGTGCTTCTTCCAACGGCTTCAACGAAAACCTCACATTGTTCCAGAACGGCCAGTGCGGTATGTGGATCGATGCCACGGTAGCGGCTTCTTTCGTTACTAATCCTGATGATTCCAAAGTCGCTGATCAGGTAGGATTTGCATTGGCACCGGACAACGGTCTGGGCAAGCGCGGCAACTGGCTGTGGGCTTGGTCTCTGGCGATTCCTGCCGGTACAGAAAAAGCCGAATCTGCGAAGAAGTTCGTAGCATGGGCAACCAGCAAGCAGTACCTGGAACTGGTAGCGTCCAACGAAGGCTGGGCTAACGTACCACCGGGAACTCGTAAATCTCTGTACGAAAATCCTGAATATCAGAAAGTACCTTTTGCCGCCATGACGCTGAAAAGCATTGAGGCAGCTGATCCAACTAACCCGACTGTTGATGAAGTGCCTTACGTTGGTGTGCAGTTCGTCGCTATCCCTGAATTCCAGGGTATTGCAACTTCAGTTGGACAACAGTTCGCAGCAGCTCTGGCCGGACAAGTTAGTGTCGAAGATGCACTGAAAAGCGCTCAAGCACTGACAACACGCGCCATGTCCAAAGCCGGCTACCCTAAGTAAAAAGCTAGTACCCCTACAGTGCGCCGGTTACCACCGGTTGTATTGTGAGTGATGCGGATGACACCCTAAAGGGGTGAGGGCAGGGATGCCCGTTTCGTCCTGTCGCGTTCCGTCAGAAGTGCATTAAGCAACGATAGATGCAGTTGTTACAGCATGATCGAGTTTCGAAAGCACAAGGAGCTTGATCGAATATATGTATGAGCATCCCCTAACAGGTTTGCTTCCTATTCGAACGGATTGACGGAGGAAATCATGTCAACCACTCACTCGCGCACCGCTGGGAAGGCGATGCTCTCGCCGGCGGTCATCCTGCTTTTTCTATGGATGATTGTGCCTCTGGCGATGACTTTGTACTTCTCGTTTCTTCATTACAACCTGTTGACCCCCGGGACCTCTTTCGCCGGGATCGCAAACTATCAATACTTCCTGACTGATCCGGCTTTTTTTGAAGCCCTGGGCAATACGCTCGCCATTGTCGGAGGTGTACTTATCATCACCGTAGTTGGTGGAACGTTGCTGGCACTTCTATTGGACCAGCCCATGTTTGGCCAGGGTATTGTTCGCCTCTTGTTCATCGCGCCTTTCTTCGTCATGCCCACTGTTACGGCGCTGGTATGGAAGAACATGTTCATGAACCCCACCAATGGACTGTTTGCCTGGTTGGCGAATACTCTGGGTGCGACACCCATCGACTTTCTGGGACATCACCCGCTCGCCTCGATCATCATGATCGTGTCCTGGCAATGGCTGCCCTTTGCCACATTGATACTGCTGACTGCCATGCAGTCGCTGGACAGTGAGCAGATAGAAGCAGCCGAAATGGATGGTGCGAGTGCTGTATCGCGTTTCTTCCATATCATTGTGCCGCATCTGGCACGTGCCGGAACGGTTGTCATCCTGATTCAGACAATCTTCCTGCTATCGATCTTTGCTGAGATTCTTGTGACCACCAATGGTGGACCAGGCTATGCCTCAACGAATATCCCCTACCTTGTCTACATGCAATCGCTGCTGCAGTTCGATGTGGGTGGTGGTTCAGCAGGCGGTATTGTCGCTGTCGTTCTCGCCAACATCGTTGCCATCTTCCTGATGCGCATGGTCGGCAAGAACCTGGACCTATAGGAGAATACAGTCATGGCAAGACAAGTCACACTCAATAGACGTTTGATTAATACGGGCGTAGCCTGGGCATTCGGGATACTGATATTTTTCCCGATTTTCTGGACTATCCTGACGAGCTTCAAAACCGAAGCAGAGGCGATATCGCTGTCGCCATCGCTGTTCGATTTTGATTGGACGCTGGAGAACTATCAGGAAGTCAACAGTCGTTCCAACTACCCGCGCTACTTCATGAACTCGGTCATCATTGCTGTCGGCTCAACGCTGCTGGGTCTGATCATCGCAGTACCTGCGGCCTGGTCGATGGCCTTTGTGCCATCCA is a window encoding:
- a CDS encoding LTA synthase family protein, whose protein sequence is MGNISNILNNLRPFALMIVSILLLLSISRLALISLWYSRVEQSNAFGFILGQGLRFDAVLLGMLLVPLVLLMPLLSTSSLMFPAWRMVLIIYATLTFSLIAFMEMSTPAFAEQFDARPNILFFEYFEHPKEIFATLWGAYRGQLLLGIPSVLALGWCAQLVVKKSMQAAVPLSPFVAMPLAFVLLLICVMAARSTLAHRAVNPSTVARTNDALINDLALNSTYSVAYAAYEMRHEEQGGARYGNMSDEDALAIVRRESHIPESAFVDEYTTWHEAGAGNAKARPLNLVIILQESLGAEFVGSMGGLDLTPNIDALREEGLSFDRLYATGTRSVRGIEAVTTGFLPTPSRSVVKLSKSQRNFFTLGQMLKEQGYDTSFIYGGEAHFDNMRRFFVNNGFDTIIDEKDYIDPVFTGSWGVSDEDLLTKAHQTFEAMGDKPFFSLVFSSSNHTPFEYPDGRIEPFDKEKQTVNNAVKYADYAVGEFFAKARQSSYWDNTVFLVVADHNSRVHGADLVPINGFHIPAVVLGSSIKPQHYNKVASQSDLPPTLLSLIGIQGLNPMPGRDLTQLADDVPGRAIMQFNAIQAYMEDDEVVILQKGMDPQCFTFNGTHLVDERQPDSRISNIAVAHSSWASATYENGRYKSLLANSADTGDNHDVLAEAGLTPALEK
- a CDS encoding response regulator transcription factor, which gives rise to MKLLLVEDSHRLQRSLGAGLRNSGYVLDQAYDGEQAWAFLCGSEYDIVVLDLMIPKIDGLTLLSKLRRGGIQAQVIILSARDTTEDRIKGLDAGADDYLVKPFSFDELLSRLRALSRRPISAQASLNSEIQILGVVIDMKDRTVMYDQQQIILTPSEYNIVALLAQRRGQIHTHDQLIDRLYDSSSDVTRNAIEAHVSALRRKLKAAGAPALVENRRGFGYFIAAKTAGESAANQAE
- a CDS encoding sensor histidine kinase, which produces MKDFAQALFRSVVPTILLVLLTGGVVLDVLITEGLEEDFDELMIAKALGLIALAEDGDDGVEMENYEVTLPNYALAENAEYFQLVNDSGKALINSASLSYWEDSGHPFPGLNERDNQALLSVTLPDGRPGRLLRKRFVPRLDYDEDGAFGFPLEMDAQFLDFPGEPGIIRIQQLVEPDNKPITIERQPLTLQLAVGRASLDSLLYKVHSVLLLTGLSIMLVIVLLARRSINKAVKPLRVMAVELHDIDEQRFNERLRTDSNVNELHDLAQSVNVLLGRVDAAFERERRFSGDVAHELRTPLAELRTLLDVTERWPDDPAIKQTFSTDVRDVTDRMQRIVETLLQLSRSEQGFDLLINCQDLTELVRHCAGKLEQAAQDKRITLQVHMTDTAIGCIGLDQWQSICGNLMENAVEYATEGSQVDIELKPATDGLIQFSVTNQTSNLTESDLDNMFERLWQKDTSRTSSLHSGLGLALVRSCAKQIGGEVKATLSQDKLTILVVAPALA
- a CDS encoding phosphoethanolamine transferase encodes the protein MNNTTAVYSGKLENPSANNNRGQKVWRLSLSAPQLIVLIVLWVCLVDNVALWSELYSRLSPIGASAIGYGLSLLALMVMLLVIPMLLLGQRYVLKPILVLLLIVSAMLAYFTRKLGVVYDMEMIRNITETVKDGNTQEGMELLSFSMVLFLIPTALVPAMFVLFTKVDYGSFWRDSTGRIGWAAAVVVVAVVMVMFNFKYITYFSRENADLEVYLTPFFPIKTTSQLIQRKQEASKFVFTELGDDALKPVTSAARKVGIMVVGETARRGNFSLNGYPRETNPELSQRNIINFDNVTSCGTSTAFSVPCMFSFLGQSEYTPEKAAQQSNVLDVLEKAGVKTVWVDSNSSCKGVCNRIENTNLLKNADVSNPLFVDGAWHDEVLLENVDQYLDSTQGDVLLVLHTMGSHGPAYYRRYPESFARFTPFCQSKAPQDCSSEEIVNAYDNTILYTDYILASLIDRLDARNDSSFLLYASDHGESLGENGIYLHGLPRFIAPAVQQEVPMLAWLSPELMRERNWSILPNGVTQVQLPLTHDNISTSLLGLYEISSSLYKPELNLFNDDFMGQDMNKVASDNWSDSERAQSYSPVVSQ
- a CDS encoding YqaA family protein; translated protein: MRLLRWQRWRLRLTSERGLMGWAALEASVPMLPVELVLVRLTQSRPAAAIYLAMLATVFSGIGAIYGYALGFLAESYLPWDKMYTTGTWLERLIHGIDHWGEGLVLLAAFVPVPLGVFSLGAGLLHIGLLPFIFTVVLGRALRFYLVTLLTAHFISGKPNVNSES